The window AGTCCCAGGTACGTGGGcccatgggaaatgtagtccaaatagataaatattatataaatatagtcaATATTCAGGTGACAGATCCTTTGATATGTCTTGGGGAGTGTAGGGaatagggcatagggatgagtgAGCTTTAGTTTCTGATGCAGTAATCATTAAAGAATGGCTTATATAACTCAAGATTATCTGTACATTAGTTAAAATCTAACACTCAAAAAGGGAGACAAATCAAAGctaaaaatcaatttttatttgtattttcttctttaaatgattAAGTGAACATGATAATATACAGAATAGGTTTCTCCATCTTTAATACATTTGtccaaaagcaaaaacagaatcaAATAAGGCTTCAGATTTGTTAtacacatgaaatataaaaatgaatttaatgctAATAAATGTCCTGGTCAACACCAAACAACTATTGTATACTGAACTGATTATAAATTGTTgatgtgaaaataataaatgtatggataaaaacaacaacaaacaattaaatcatttaggaaataaatgtaaaaaaaaaaaaaaaaaggaatattcatATCTTAATTATTTAGTACATAAACATATCATTGGATGccaatttattaacatttgatATAAGCGTAATTTAATCTCATTCAGGAAAAAACATAGGCTATGAGCTATTCAGAAAAATGTTACACAGCATCAAAATTCAGCTTCATTTGCATACTATGTgcacatcatttacatttaattgtttagcagatgcttttatccacagcgacttacaaatgaggacaatagaaacaatcaaaccaacaaaagcaTGTTGTCTAATTATTGTGGCTGttcctgattcagatgagtgCACAATCTAAAATCAGACAAGAACCAGATGAATATTTCAATCTAACGATTATTGAACTGTTCCTGAAGTTCTTCAAAAACCTTTCTGCATTCTCTTGCTTGTCTGATAGCTTCGACTACTTCTATTCCGTCTCCTCCATCCATGcggaatggattttttttacttAGCTCTTCAAATTTCGCATCATCATCACAATTATACAAGTCCCTGATGAACTTTAAGTTTAAATGATATACTCCTGGCTGCACATTGGGGTCATTTGGTAAATCCACCCCTTTATATGTTTCCTTAAATTCGATCGCCCCATTACAGTATACACCAATTGCCAAAGTCCTGTCATTCAGAGTTGACTGTCTGATCTTTAGGTCTTTTAGCTCTGGCTCTTTCTCATATTTCTGAAATCTTTCTGGTGCAACGATGATGATGGGCTTACTGACGGGAAACACAGCTTTAAAATTGGCACGTGTCTTGACCTGCCTGATCAGAACGCATGACTCCATTGTGTAATCGCCTTTGCTCCTTCCTTTCTTGATGAAACTCTCCTCTATGGTGTTCTTTTCCTCATCCACTAGAACGCAGAAGTTGGGTTCTGGGTAATACACGAAGAGACCATTGACCTCTGCTAAGGCTGCACGAATCTGGAGGTCCAGGTCACTTGCAAGGTGCTGTTTTTTCTCGTGGGTGAGCTCATAACCAGTCGACATGAGGGTGGGTGGGATGGGTGGATCTTTTTTTAGCTCCTTTCTCACtatttctaagtattcactgtaGATGGAGTTGAAGCTGAAAGTGTCGCTATCAATGAAACTGAAGTAAACCAGACTTCTATCGTTTCCCCTCAACTCCCGCACAAGATTTGTTGTAGCAGCATGGCTTTTCAGATACTCTCGAATATCCTGGTATGGTATGATATTTTTAggctttttagattttttttgtagtttttgaattTCTTCATCAGTCAATTCAGTTGCTATTGTTCCACCGCTTCCCCAAGTGTACGTGATTATAGAATACCTGATTTTACAATCGTACGTGTAGCCCTCGAGTTTGTTCAGTTCTTTAACTAGGTCTTGGGTGTGTTTTCCGTTCATGCCAAAAATCACGGCTACATCTTCCAGCACCTCTCTGCCATTTCTATCC is drawn from Cyprinus carpio isolate SPL01 unplaced genomic scaffold, ASM1834038v1 S000006502, whole genome shotgun sequence and contains these coding sequences:
- the LOC109079236 gene encoding uncharacterized protein LOC109079236 isoform X1; translation: MASKIVPTGSKRPRDPSTQGLKVKFLINIPLKVDSEDEAKKRCRYLLNALIEGFKEEDRKFTRDRNGREVLEDVAVIFGMNGKHTQDLVKELNKLEGYTYDCKIRYSIITYTWGSGGTIATELTDEEIQKLQKKSKKPKNIIPYQDIREYLKSHAATTNLVRELRGNDRSLVYFSFIDSDTFSFNSIYSEYLEIVRKELKKDPPIPPTLMSTGYELTHEKKQHLASDLDLQIRAALAEVNGLFVYYPEPNFCVLVDEEKNTIEESFIKKGRSKGDYTMESCVLIRQVKTRANFKAVFPVSKPIIIVAPERFQKYEKEPELKDLKIRQSTLNDRTLAIGVYCNGAIEFKETYKGVDLPNDPNVQPGVYHLNLKFIRDLYNCDDDAKFEELSKKNPFRMDGGDGIEVVEAIRQARECRKVFEELQEQFNNR
- the LOC109079236 gene encoding uncharacterized protein LOC109079236 isoform X2, translating into MNGKHTQDLVKELNKLEGYTYDCKIRYSIITYTWGSGGTIATELTDEEIQKLQKKSKKPKNIIPYQDIREYLKSHAATTNLVRELRGNDRSLVYFSFIDSDTFSFNSIYSEYLEIVRKELKKDPPIPPTLMSTGYELTHEKKQHLASDLDLQIRAALAEVNGLFVYYPEPNFCVLVDEEKNTIEESFIKKGRSKGDYTMESCVLIRQVKTRANFKAVFPVSKPIIIVAPERFQKYEKEPELKDLKIRQSTLNDRTLAIGVYCNGAIEFKETYKGVDLPNDPNVQPGVYHLNLKFIRDLYNCDDDAKFEELSKKNPFRMDGGDGIEVVEAIRQARECRKVFEELQEQFNNR